The Candidatus Coatesbacteria bacterium DNA segment GGCGGACCGTTGCCAATGCTCCAACGGTCGCCGAGATGCAAAAACCGTGCCGGTTCCGGCGGACTTTGACGGACAGCGCTCCGGCGGTGGGGGAGGGGCGGGGTCGTTTTTCGCCCGGGGGCCCGGACGGACCCCGGGGTCGGTAATCCCCCCTTCGGCTATTGACACTCCGCAATCCCCCGCCGTAAGCTAAAATGGTTCCCCAACCGCCGAGGTGCCGTAATGCGTCGCTGGATCGCATCGATCGCCCTGTTGTTCTGCCTGCTGTGCCCCGTCGCGGCCGAGGACGATCTGCCGCCGGTCCACGGCGCCGATGATGGGGCTGAGACCGGCGATGACGGCCTGCCTCCGGTTTACGGGGAAGCTGACGCCGGGGAGAGCACTCAGCAAACCGGGGACGGCGACGCAGATGGTGAATTCAGTCTGGAGGCTCTCTTCGGCGAGGGGCTGGAGTTCCTCGGCGAGCTGGATCTCTGGGGCCGCTACTACGCCACCGACGACGACGAGCTGGGCACCTACGCCCAGGCCCGCTTCGACCTGACCTCGCGCTCCGGGGCGACGAAGGTCCAACTGACTCTGGTCGCCGACGCCTTCGGCGGGTACGACGAGCTCTATGCCGAGGGCGGGGAGTTACAGTTCGAATTGGACCGGGCCGCCGTCTCCTGGGACATCGACTGGCTGGAACTGACCCTGGGACGACAGAAGCTGGCCCGGGGCCCCGGCTACCTCTTCAACCCCTCGGACCTTTACAACAACGCCAGCTTTACCGATCCGACCGTCGAGGATCCCGGCGTCGACGCCCTCAGCTCGCAGATCTATCTGGGCCGTTTCACCGGCTTCGAGCTGGCGACGGTCCCGGCGCGCCAGGCCGTCGACGGCGACTACGGCCTGCGCTTCTTCACCAACCTCGGCGGCTTCGACCTCTCGCTGGGCTACCACCATCTCGGCGACTACGCCCCGGCGACCCGGGCCCACTTCGTCTCCTGCTGGAGCTACGGCGACATCGTCGTCGGCGACTGGGACGGCCCGGGCCTGTGGTTGGAGCTGGGTTACGATCTGCCCTACTCCGATGAGCTCGAGGTCGAGGAGGCCTGGCGGCTGGGCGCCGGTCTGGAGTACACCTTCGGCGAGCACGTTACCGCCCTGGTCGAGTACTACCACGACGACGCCGGGGCCGCGGAGTTCGCCGACTACGACTGGACGGCCCTGGCAAGTGGAGAGCGTCTGGTGCTGGGGCGGGATTACCTGTTCGCCAGCGTCGATTTCGACCTGGGCTCCCTGATCGTGGCCAACGTCCTCGGTTTGTTCAACCCGGCCGACGGCAGCGGCGTCGCCGGACCCAGCGTACGCTTCGACCTCTCGAACAACGTCGACGCCACCCTGGGGGGCTTCTACTTCTTCGGCGGGGAAGAGAGCGAGTTCGGTCACAACGGCATCGACCTCGGCCTGTATCGCTTGCCCGCCTACCCACCGATGGCCTACCTGCGGGTCGAGGCGGCCTTTTAGTGGTCTCAAGGGTCGTGGTAACCGGGGCGACGGGACACCTCGGCGCCAACCTAGTCCCCCTGCTGCTCGAGCACGGCCGGCGGGTACGCTGTCTGATCCACCGCTCGACGGGGGAACTGACCGGCCTACCCGTCGAGACCGTTTCCGGCGACGTACTCGAACCGGCGAGCCTACACTGGGCCTTCAACGGAGCCGCGATCTGTTTCAATCTCGCCGGGGTGGTCTCGATCAGCGGCGGGCGCGGCGGCCTCGTCGAAGGGGTCAACGTCGAAGGCGCGGCCAACGTCGCCGCCGCCTGCCGGAAGCTCGGCCTGCGCCTCGTCCATTGCTCCTCGGTCCAGGCCTTTACTCTCCGCCGGGACGCTGACGCACTGGATGAGACGGCCCCGCTCAATCGTTCCGCCGACGCCCCGGCCTACGATCAAGCCAAGGCCCGCGGGGTCCTGGCCGTGCGGCGGGAGATCCGGCGCGGTCTGGACGCCGTCATTTGTTACCCCACCGCCGTTCTCGGTCCCCGGGATTACGCCCCCTCGCGCATGGGCCGCCTGCTGCTGGCCCTGGCCCGGCGCAGGCTGCCCTGCCTGGTCGAAGGCGGCTTCGACTGGGTCGACGCCCGCGACGCCGCGCGGGGCCTGCTGGCGGCGGCGGAGCGCGGCCGGTGCGACGGCGACTACCTCCTCGGCGGTCACTACCTGAGCCTCGCGGAACTCGCCCGGCGGTGGTGCGCCCTCCTCGGCGTCCCGGCGCCCCGCTTGACGACGCCCCCGGGGCCGGCCCGACTCGGCGCGCCGATCGTCGAACTCTACCACCGCCTGGTCGGCGGCGAACCCCTGTTCACCGCTACGGCTCTGCGAACCCTCGCACGAGGCGGGCGCGTCGACTGCGGTCGCGCCCGGCGCGAACTCGGCTATACCCCCCGCCCCTTCGACGACACCCTGCGGACCACGGCTGCCTGGTTCCAGCACCAAGGCCTGTTGTCCACAACCGACACCTTACGACGATGAGCGAAACCACCCTCCTGCGCCTGCTGCTCTATGTCTGGCTCGGTATCGCCGGGGCGACGGCCGTCGTGCTGCTCTTCGTCAGCGCTCCCTACGGTCGCCACCGGCGCGACGGCTGGGGACCGACCATCGCCAACCGCCTGGGCTGGCTGCTGATGGAGGCCCCCTCGCCCCTGCTCTACCTGGCGCTCTTCCTCCTCGGCGAGCGGACGACCAACCCCGTCAACCTCGCCTTCTGCGCCCTCTGGCTGGGCCACTACCTCTACCGGGCTTTCGTCTTTCCCTGGCTGCTGCGCGACCGCGGGAAGGGGATTCCCCTGGCCGTGACGGGAATGGCCTTCTTCTTCAACCTGATCAACGCCTACACCAACAGCCGCTGGCTCAACGCCCTCGGCCCGGCCTACGACGCCGCCTGGCTGACCGACCCCCGCTTCCTCGCCGGAACGGCCCTCTTCGTCGCCGGTTTCCTCACCCACCTGTGGGCCGACGCCGGGCTGCGCGGCCTGCGCAGACCCGCCGAAGACGGCTATCGCATCCCCCGGGGCGGGCTGTTCGAGCTGGTCAGTTGTCCCAACTACCTGGGCGAGATCGTCCAGTGGACGGGCTGGGCCCTGTTGACCTGGAGCCTGCCCGGCCTGGTGTTCGCCGTCTGGACGGCGGCCAACCTGGTCCCCCGGGCGCTGTCCCACCACCAGTGGTACAAGGAAACCTTCGCCGATTACCCGTCGCGCCGCAGGGCCGTACTCCCCGGGCTGCTGTGAGCAGGCCGGACCTTTGTAAAACAGCCCGACAGAGCCGCACCCGCCGCCGTTCGCCAACCCCGGAACTGGCACAGTTTTTGCATCTCGGCAACCGTTGAGCTGCTGACAACGGTCCGCCTCCGCAAAAACTGTGCCAGTTCCGGGGTCGGCGTTGAGCGGGTGCTGGCCGGGCTGTTTTTCAAAGGTCCGTGCGTCGTCCACTATGTATGATCAGGCCGGCTACTGCTGAAACTGCTTTTTTCAATCCGTGTTTGCCCGGTCCGGTTTTTCGTGCTATATTGCTTTTCGCTGACGGAATCACCCTTTTGTCCCTGGAGGTTTAGTTTGCACTGAAATACCCCGTTTGAGAGCAACCACAACGCGTTTCGGCGCCGAAACGGGGAGCTGACAATGGACAAGAAATTCTGGGACGACGTCTTCTATCGCTACACCCATCACCAACGCAAGAAGTGAACAGCGCGATGTGAACGTGATTGAAGCGATTACAAGGGGGCCGGCCGACGAGGTCGGACCCCTTCGTTCGACGGCGGTGGGTTGATGCGGGGCGGGCGACGGTGACAGCGCGGCGGCGCTGTTTTATAATCCGTCGTTGTGGATGGCGACTGGACGGGTGTCTTGAACGGGAGGACGGAGTTGGAGGTCGAGCTGCTGACGATCACGCCGCAGGCCGAGGCGCTCATCGAGCGCGCCGGGCGGACGTGCTACCTGTCCTTCGAGAAGGCGGGCCCCGGTTCAGCGGGGCGTTTCTGCCGGATGCTGCTGCGCCGGGGGCACGAGTCGGTCTTCGAGCACGCAACAGCAACGTTTCGGGTTATCGGCGGCTCCCGGGCTTTCACTCATCAGTTGGTTAGACACCGCCTGTGCTCCTTCTCGCAGCAGTCCCAACGCTACGTCGAGGAAGGCGGCTTCGGGTCGGTCACCCCGCCCAGCATCGCCGGGGAAGAAGAGGCACGGCGGATCTTCGCGGAGCACCTGGCCGACTGCGAGGCGCGCTACCGGGCGCTGCGCGGGCTGGGTGTTCCCAAGGAAGACGCCCGTTTCGTGCTGCCCAACGCCGCGACCAGCGAGATCGTGGTCAGCGCCAACCTGCGCCAGTGGCGAACCGTCTTGAAACTGCGCGGCCATCCGACGGCCCAGTGGGAGATCCGCCGTTTCGCCGTGGCGGTATACCGTGAGCTGGTCGAGCACGTCCCCAACGTCTTCGCCGATCTTAGCGTGACCACCGCCGGGGACGGGCTGGAACCGGTCGACCCCCGCGGGGGCGGTAAGTGAGGCCGCCGGACAGCGTCGAGGTCCTCGTAGTCGGCGCCGGTCCGGCGGGGAGTGAATTCGCCCGCCGCCTGGCCGCCGCGGGCCGCGAGGTCCTGTTGGTCGAGAAACGGCCCGAGATCGGCAACCCGGTGCGCTGCGCCGAAGCCGTCGAGCGGGATCCCCTGGTGCGGGTCTGCGGCGAGCCGCCGCCCGAGTGCGTGGCTTCGCCCATTCACGGCGCCGTGGGCCACGCCCCCGACGGTCGCCGGGTGGTCTACGAAACCGAGGAGGTCGTCGGCCTGACCCTCAACCGTCGGCTGTTCGACCGCTGGCTGGCGGGCCGGGCCGCCGCCGCCGGGGCCGAGGTGCTGACGCGGACGCGGTTGGTCGGCCTGGAGCGCCCGGACGACGACTGGCGGGTCGTTTTGCGTCGGGGCGGAGAGCAGCACGAGCTGCGCAGCCGCCTCGTCGTAGCCGCCGACGGCGTCGAGGGTTCCACTTTGCGACGGGCGGGTATCGGGAAGCCCTGGGTGTCCAAGCGGATGCACAGCGGCGTCCAGGCCCGCGTCGTCGGCCTGCCGCGTCGCGAGCCGCCCCTGATCGAGCTGCACCTCGGCCGGGAGCGTTTTCCCGGCGGCTACGGCTGGTGCTTCCCCCTCGGCGGAGACCGGGCCAACATCGGTCTTTGCCTGGAGCCGCCCCTGGGGGTCGACGAGGAGCTGCGCGGACGGCTGGAGGCGTTCCTGGCGCGCAGCTACCCCGGCGCCCGTCCCGTCGAGTTCGTCGCCGGGACGATCCCGGCCCTGGACAAGCCGCGGCGGATCGTCGCCGACGGTCTGCTGGCGCTGGGCGACGCCGCCGGTCACGCCGAGCCCTTCTCCGGCGGCGGCATCGCCAACGCCCTCCAGGGGGCCGCGGTCGCCGCCGAGGTCGCGGTAACGGCCCTGGACGGCGGGAACGTGGCCGAGGACTCCCTCAGGCCCTACGTCGAGAACTGGAACGCCGGCGTCGGACGCAGCCTGCGCCGTTACGCCAAGCTGCGCCGCTTTTACCTCAGCCTGAAGGATCGGGACTTCAACGACGCCCTGGAGCTGTTGGAGCGCCAACTGGAGCGCTGGCGCACGGGTAAACGCTCGTCGGTTCTCTCCCTGCTGACCTCGGTGGTGACCTCTTCGCCCCGTCTGCTGCTCAAGGCCCGTCATCTGCTCTAGTGCACGACGAGCCCCGACGCCTCGTCGCTCCGTCACCGCCGTAAAGCCGGTCACCAGCCCCCGCGTTGACAGGCCGGACGAGTTGGTTTAGAATTCGACACTCCAAGCGTCGACCCCCACCCACGGATGGCTATGCTGCGCAGGACGATCATCGGATTGCTGGCTCTCACCGCGGTCGTCGGGGCGGCCGAGTTCCGCCTCGGACCGGGCGATACCTTCGATCTCTCCGTCTACGGCGAGCTGGCCGGCGACAACCCCGGTGCGCCCAGCTTCTCCGGGCGTTACGCCGTCGACCCCGACGGCAACATCCAGATCCACTTCATCGGCACCCTGCACGTCGAAGGCCTGACTCTCGATGAAGCGCGCCGACTGCTCAACGACCGTCTGGCCGATTACCTGATCACGCCCGACGTCGTGCTGACCCTGGTCTCGACCAACTCGCGCTACGTTTATGTACTGGGCCATATCTCACGACAGGCGCGGCTGACCATCGGCACCCGGGATACCCTGCTCGACGTGCTGGCCCGCAGCGGCGGCGAGCTTTACGACGCCCGCCTGGACTGCGTCAAGGTAATCCGCGGCGGCCTGGCGGATCCGGAGATCCTGACCTGCGATCTGTTGGCCACCATCCAGGAGGGCGATTTCAGCGAGAACATCGTCGTCCAGCCCGGCGACATCATCTACTTCCCCCGAACCATGCTCTGGGAGTGGAACGAGATCCTGGCCCGGGTACTGCCCTCCCTCTCCCTGGTCAACACCACCGTGGAGATCCTCTCCGACGATCTGATCCAGGGGCAGTGATTTCCACCCAGAGGATCATGCTAGAGGACCATGCCTGACTCGAGGAACAGCAAACAGCGCGAAGACAACACCTTCATCCGTTTGCTGGGTGTGCTCTGGCGCGGCAAATGGATCATCATCTTCTGCGGCTTCTTCGTCGGCGGGG contains these protein-coding regions:
- a CDS encoding NAD-dependent epimerase/dehydratase family protein → MAAGRRSGVHLRRARYRPGRVLPRRRRGRGVRRLRLDGPGKWRASGAGAGLPVRQRRFRPGLPDRGQRPRFVQPGRRQRRRRTQRTLRPLEQRRRHPGGLLLLRRGRERVRSQRHRPRPVSLARLPTDGLPAGRGGLLVVSRVVVTGATGHLGANLVPLLLEHGRRVRCLIHRSTGELTGLPVETVSGDVLEPASLHWAFNGAAICFNLAGVVSISGGRGGLVEGVNVEGAANVAAACRKLGLRLVHCSSVQAFTLRRDADALDETAPLNRSADAPAYDQAKARGVLAVRREIRRGLDAVICYPTAVLGPRDYAPSRMGRLLLALARRRLPCLVEGGFDWVDARDAARGLLAAAERGRCDGDYLLGGHYLSLAELARRWCALLGVPAPRLTTPPGPARLGAPIVELYHRLVGGEPLFTATALRTLARGGRVDCGRARRELGYTPRPFDDTLRTTAAWFQHQGLLSTTDTLRR
- a CDS encoding DUF1295 domain-containing protein, which produces MSETTLLRLLLYVWLGIAGATAVVLLFVSAPYGRHRRDGWGPTIANRLGWLLMEAPSPLLYLALFLLGERTTNPVNLAFCALWLGHYLYRAFVFPWLLRDRGKGIPLAVTGMAFFFNLINAYTNSRWLNALGPAYDAAWLTDPRFLAGTALFVAGFLTHLWADAGLRGLRRPAEDGYRIPRGGLFELVSCPNYLGEIVQWTGWALLTWSLPGLVFAVWTAANLVPRALSHHQWYKETFADYPSRRRAVLPGLL
- the thyX gene encoding FAD-dependent thymidylate synthase translates to MDGDWTGVLNGRTELEVELLTITPQAEALIERAGRTCYLSFEKAGPGSAGRFCRMLLRRGHESVFEHATATFRVIGGSRAFTHQLVRHRLCSFSQQSQRYVEEGGFGSVTPPSIAGEEEARRIFAEHLADCEARYRALRGLGVPKEDARFVLPNAATSEIVVSANLRQWRTVLKLRGHPTAQWEIRRFAVAVYRELVEHVPNVFADLSVTTAGDGLEPVDPRGGGK
- a CDS encoding geranylgeranyl reductase family protein; translated protein: MRPPDSVEVLVVGAGPAGSEFARRLAAAGREVLLVEKRPEIGNPVRCAEAVERDPLVRVCGEPPPECVASPIHGAVGHAPDGRRVVYETEEVVGLTLNRRLFDRWLAGRAAAAGAEVLTRTRLVGLERPDDDWRVVLRRGGEQHELRSRLVVAADGVEGSTLRRAGIGKPWVSKRMHSGVQARVVGLPRREPPLIELHLGRERFPGGYGWCFPLGGDRANIGLCLEPPLGVDEELRGRLEAFLARSYPGARPVEFVAGTIPALDKPRRIVADGLLALGDAAGHAEPFSGGGIANALQGAAVAAEVAVTALDGGNVAEDSLRPYVENWNAGVGRSLRRYAKLRRFYLSLKDRDFNDALELLERQLERWRTGKRSSVLSLLTSVVTSSPRLLLKARHLL